From the Actinopolymorpha singaporensis genome, the window GTAACCAGAAGCCACACCCTGGCCGAGCTGCGTTCGGCCTACCCCGACCTGCCGGCCGACCATGCCACCGGTGACACGGTGACGGTCGTGGGCCGGGTCATTTTCTCGCGGATCGCCGGCAAGTTGTGTTTCGCCAGACTGCGCGACGGCGACGGAACCGAGGTCCAGGCGATGATCTCCCTGGACCGGGTGGGCGAGGACTCCCTTGCAGACTGGAAGGCCACCGTCGACATCGGCGACCACATAGGCGTCGAGGGCGAGGTCGTCACCAGCCGCCGGGGTGAGCTCTCGGTCGCGGCCACCCGGTGGTTCGTGGTTTCCAAGGCACTGCGCCCCCTTCCGGTCGAACACAAGGACCTTTCCGACGAGTCCCGGGTTCGCCAGCGTTATCTCGACCTCATCCAGCGCCCGCGTGCCCGTGACCTGATGCTGGCCCGCTCGACCGTTGTCTCCTCGATCCGGCGCACTTTGCTGAACCGCGGTTATCTCGAGGTCGAAACCCCGATCCTGCAGGCGATCCACGGCGGTGCGGCCGCGCGCCCGTTCGCCACCCACTTCAACGCGTTCGACCGGGAGTACTACCTCCGTATCGCGATCGAGCTCTACCTCAAGCGGCTCGTGGTGGGCGGCGCCCACAAGGTGTTCGAGATCGGCCGCAATTTCCGGAACGAAGGGATCGATTCCACTCACTCCCCGGAGTTCACGATGCTGGAGGCCTACGAGGCCTACGGCGATTACCACACGATGGCCGAGCTCGTTCGCACTCTCGTCGTGGACGCGGCCAGGGCGCTGGGGTCGACCGTCGTGCCGGACGGACGCGGCGGTGAGATCGACCTGGAAGCCCAGTGGCACTGGCTGCCCATTCACGAGGCGGTCTCCGCGGCGGTCGGAGCAGAAGTGACTCCCGACACCACCGAAATGGAACTCCGCGGCCACGCCGCTCGTTTCGACGTCGAGTTGCAGCCGGGCTGGGGCGCAGGTGAGGTCGTGCTCGAACTCTTCGAGAAGCTGGTCGAGCACACGCTGATCGAGCCCACATTTGTCTGCGACTATCCCGCCGAGGTCCGTCCGCTGGCCCGTCCGCACCGCAAGGATCCCCGATTGGCGGAGGCGTTCGACCTCATCGCCGCCGGGGTCGAGTTGTCCCCGGCCTATTCGGAGTTGGTCGATCCGGTCGAACAACGCGAGCGGCTGGTGGAGCAGTCCGTACGCGCGGCCGGCGGGGACGTCGACGCGATGCAACTCGATGAGGATTTCCTCCGTGCCCTCGAATACGGCATGCCGCCGACCGGCGGGATGGGCATGGGAATCGACCGTCTGGTCATGCTCCTCACCGGTGTCCGCTCCATTCGCGACACCATCCTCTTCCCTCTGGTGAAGCCGGACGTGTGAGTAGCGGGGCCGACCGTGCAGGGCAATACGCAAGACGCGGTTGGCAGTCCGGTCGAGCCCTTGGCCGCAGCCCCGGGGCGGCGTACTGGTCGTGCTGCGCTCGTACTCTGCGCGTACTCCGTCCGGTCTTCTGCCGGTCTTCTGGCCGGTCTTCTCGGACTCCATTGGCGGTGCCCGCTGCGATTGCGGCGTGGCGCGGCGTGAGCAACGGAGATTTGCGCACTTGGCGCTTATTCCATGTTTGCCCGGGCCGGTCGCTTGGCTCTATTGTTGTCACCGGCCCCCTAAATTCTGAGAAGGGAACAGCAGTGGCGACGAAGACCAACGTCGTTCTCATCGACGACCTCGATGGTTCCGAGGCCGAGGAGAGCGTGAAGTTCGGCTTGGACGGTGTGTCCTACGAAATTGACCTGTCCGCCAAGAATGCGACCAAGTTGCGTAACGCCTTCGCGACCTATGTGGGTTCGGCTCGTCGGGTCGGTGGTCGCGCCGCCCGCGGTCGGGCCGGCCGGCCGGCCGGCGGATCGGCCCGCAAGCCGGAGACCGCCGAGATCCGGGCGTGGGCGCGCGACCAGGGATACGACGTCAGCGACCGGGGCCGCATCCCGGCCGAGATCATCGAGGCTTACCAGAAGGGCCGGCGCTAGTCCGGCCGTGACGGCTCTCGCCGGCCGGGGCCGTTCGGGCCCGGCGCGCCGACTTGATCCGCCGCCGGCCGGGCGCACCACACCGACGATGACCATGTCGCCACGGTCCTCAGGTACGCCGTCGGTGTAGGTGGCCACACCG encodes:
- the lysS gene encoding lysine--tRNA ligase, with product MTETPATNPAREEDDLPEQMRIRREKRERLIGRGVDPYPVSVTRSHTLAELRSAYPDLPADHATGDTVTVVGRVIFSRIAGKLCFARLRDGDGTEVQAMISLDRVGEDSLADWKATVDIGDHIGVEGEVVTSRRGELSVAATRWFVVSKALRPLPVEHKDLSDESRVRQRYLDLIQRPRARDLMLARSTVVSSIRRTLLNRGYLEVETPILQAIHGGAAARPFATHFNAFDREYYLRIAIELYLKRLVVGGAHKVFEIGRNFRNEGIDSTHSPEFTMLEAYEAYGDYHTMAELVRTLVVDAARALGSTVVPDGRGGEIDLEAQWHWLPIHEAVSAAVGAEVTPDTTEMELRGHAARFDVELQPGWGAGEVVLELFEKLVEHTLIEPTFVCDYPAEVRPLARPHRKDPRLAEAFDLIAAGVELSPAYSELVDPVEQRERLVEQSVRAAGGDVDAMQLDEDFLRALEYGMPPTGGMGMGIDRLVMLLTGVRSIRDTILFPLVKPDV
- a CDS encoding histone-like nucleoid-structuring protein Lsr2; this encodes MATKTNVVLIDDLDGSEAEESVKFGLDGVSYEIDLSAKNATKLRNAFATYVGSARRVGGRAARGRAGRPAGGSARKPETAEIRAWARDQGYDVSDRGRIPAEIIEAYQKGRR